The genomic window TATTTACCAGCTCCTGAAACAGATTGCCGCCATCGGCAGCGAGAGCAAGTGGGTGGGCGGCTTCCTGAACACCCCACCGCTCTACTTCTCCAGCGTATCGGTGGCGAGCAAGTGAGGACAGCAAAGGGCTGGTTATGACTGGAGGCAAAAGAGATAGTAAAATTTGGTAAAATACGTGCCTGATTAGCCTTGATCTGCTGCCCCGTCATTCCGTGCTTGACACGGAATCCAGAAGTGGGGTATCAAAGAACCGGATTCCGGCTTCCGCCGGAATGACAAACGGGCAAAATAATTATGGAGAAGGGGATAGGGTTACCTTAATAACGGATTGCTTCGTCGTCCCGATATAATCGTGACTCCTCGCAATGACACACAAATAGAATATAAAGAGGCATCATGAATAAATTATTCAAGTTTCATGCCCGCCCCAAGCTTAACACACCGAACATGGTGGCGGCCTGGCCCGGCATCGGCAACGTGTCGATTATCGTCGCTACCTATCTGAAGAGGAAGCTGGACTTCAAGGAGCTGGGGGAAATCGAGGCATCCCAGTTCTTTGACCCCATCGGCGTGGTTGTCAAGAACAATATCGTGGAAGCGCCCCAGTTCCCGCAGAGCCAGTTTTACTACCGGAAAAATAAGGGCGGCGGCAGTGACACGATACTATTTATCGGTGAAGACCAGCCCGCCGGCAAGGCGTATGACCTGGCCAACTGCATCCTCGATGTGGGACTGAAATTTCAGGTCAGGAGAGTCTACACCTGCGCGGCTGCCCTCACCCACATCCACCCCACCGAGCAGCCCAGGGTCTGGGGAGTAGCCAGCAGCCCGCACTTAATGGATGAGCTAAAAGAACACGATTTAGCGCAGAGAGGCAACCTCCATATCTCGGGATTGAATGGATTGCTGCTGGGCGTCGCCAAGGAGAGAGGGATTGAAGGTATCTGCCTGCTGGGTGAAGTGCCCATGTATGCTACGCGCATCCACAACCCCATGGCCGCCCTGGCAATAGTTGAAGTCCTGACCAAAATACTGGGTGTTAGCCTTGATACCCTTGAACTGGCCCTGCAGGCCGGGGAGACCTCAGCGAAAATGAAGCAACTGGCGGCGGAGGCTATGGAGGAATACATAGACCTCTTTACCGAGCCGATATGGGAGCAGGGAGAAGAAGAGGAAGAGGAATAAATCTGGAAGAGACTCTTATGGTATCACCCGTTGACGAGATTATTATTGAGCTAGGCCACTGTGAACAGCCACCACTCTACTCAAAGCTGGCTGAGCTATCCAACCTGACCATAGCTGCGATGGAGCTTTTTAAAAGGTCATGGGCAACAATCGACACCGAGCGGCGGCGACAGGTTATTGCCCGGCTGGTAGAACTGACTGAAGACAACCTGGAGCTTAACTTTGACGCCATCTTCAAACACTGCCTGCAAGACCAGGACGCCGAGGTACAGAACAAGGCGATTGAAGGTCTCTGGGAAAATGAAGAGGCTTCCCTGATTAACCCGCTGGTAGATTTACTTGATCCAGAAAACGCGGAGAAAGTCCAGGTAACCGCGGCTACGGCACTGGGCAAATTCGCCATGCTCGCCGAGCATAAAAAACTGCGCGACTGCCATCGGGATAAAGTTCAGGAGGCACTGTTGTCCGTAATTAACGACAAAAATAGAACCCTGGAATTAAGGAGGCGTGCCCTGGAGGCAGTCGCTCCCCTCAGCCTTCCGCAAGTGAACAAGACTATCCTGGCAGCTTATCAAAGCGACGATAGTAGACTGAAAGTCAGCGCTATTTACGCTATGGGACAGAATTGCAGCCCGTCCTGGCTGCCGGTACTGCTTAAGGAGCTTGACAGTACTGAAGCTGCGGTGCGCAATGAAGCCGCCTGTTCCTGCGGTGAGCTGGAGGATGAAGAGGCGGTACCTCATCTCATTAATCTGGTCAAAGATACTGATATTGATATCCAGATGGCAGCCATCCGGGCATTAGCTAAAATAGGCGGGACTCAGGCTGAAGAATTCCTGGAACTCTGCCTTGAAAACGCTGATGAAGCCATCCGCCAGGCAGCGGAGCAAGCCCTTAGTGGACTGGAACAGAAAGAGGACATGTTACCTTTCCCGTTCCAGAGCACTTGATAACGTAAACCATGATTGTCGGTAATAAAGTAATACTTCGTGAAAAAAGACTGTCTGATGCCAGGAACGACTACGAATGGGAATCAGACCCTGAACTGGCCATGCTTGATGCCGCGCCGGTAGTGAACATCACCTTCTCTCAGTACCTCGAAGACTATGCTGACGAGATAAACCACTTTTTCAAGACCAGCCGCCGCTTTGCCATTGATACCCTGGAGGGTAAGCACATCGGCAACTGCTCCTACTACAACATTAATGAAGCCAGGAAAGATACAGAGCTGGGCATTATGATTGGCGACCGGGACTACTGGAATAATGGTTACGGCGCTGATACGGTGACCACCCTGGTAAATCACATCTTCAACCGGACAAAGCTGAACCGCGTTTACCTGAAAACCCTGGAATCAAACGACAGGGCACAAAAATGTTTCCAGAAATGCGGCTTTACCCCGTATGAACTCCTGACCAAACCCAGGTTCAGGTTTGCCCTTATGGAGATACACCGCCCTCAATGGCTGGAAAAGCAGAGCAGGGCCTGAGTTAATCCCTAGTAGCTTGTATCACTTAAATT from Dehalococcoidales bacterium includes these protein-coding regions:
- a CDS encoding GNAT family N-acetyltransferase, with product MIVGNKVILREKRLSDARNDYEWESDPELAMLDAAPVVNITFSQYLEDYADEINHFFKTSRRFAIDTLEGKHIGNCSYYNINEARKDTELGIMIGDRDYWNNGYGADTVTTLVNHIFNRTKLNRVYLKTLESNDRAQKCFQKCGFTPYELLTKPRFRFALMEIHRPQWLEKQSRA
- a CDS encoding HEAT repeat domain-containing protein, translated to MVSPVDEIIIELGHCEQPPLYSKLAELSNLTIAAMELFKRSWATIDTERRRQVIARLVELTEDNLELNFDAIFKHCLQDQDAEVQNKAIEGLWENEEASLINPLVDLLDPENAEKVQVTAATALGKFAMLAEHKKLRDCHRDKVQEALLSVINDKNRTLELRRRALEAVAPLSLPQVNKTILAAYQSDDSRLKVSAIYAMGQNCSPSWLPVLLKELDSTEAAVRNEAACSCGELEDEEAVPHLINLVKDTDIDIQMAAIRALAKIGGTQAEEFLELCLENADEAIRQAAEQALSGLEQKEDMLPFPFQST
- a CDS encoding PAC2 family protein translates to MNKLFKFHARPKLNTPNMVAAWPGIGNVSIIVATYLKRKLDFKELGEIEASQFFDPIGVVVKNNIVEAPQFPQSQFYYRKNKGGGSDTILFIGEDQPAGKAYDLANCILDVGLKFQVRRVYTCAAALTHIHPTEQPRVWGVASSPHLMDELKEHDLAQRGNLHISGLNGLLLGVAKERGIEGICLLGEVPMYATRIHNPMAALAIVEVLTKILGVSLDTLELALQAGETSAKMKQLAAEAMEEYIDLFTEPIWEQGEEEEEE